One part of the uncultured Celeribacter sp. genome encodes these proteins:
- a CDS encoding cupin domain-containing protein produces MEFSKGATFAGESFKGQKWTILGEPYLPLHVSETSMLMHAEFGPGSFVPTHVHDLQDEILYLLEGTLEFETEGKVITANTGDTVTLPRGIPHAIFNRSGALARALVVVSPTATMYDYMVAIDGLADPAEVMRLGAEHEVRFI; encoded by the coding sequence ATGGAATTCAGTAAAGGCGCCACCTTCGCAGGAGAAAGCTTCAAGGGGCAAAAATGGACCATTCTCGGCGAGCCCTACCTGCCGCTGCACGTCTCGGAAACTTCGATGCTCATGCATGCCGAATTCGGACCAGGAAGTTTCGTTCCGACCCATGTGCATGATTTACAGGACGAAATCCTCTACCTGCTCGAAGGCACATTGGAATTCGAAACCGAAGGCAAGGTGATCACCGCCAACACCGGCGACACAGTGACCCTGCCGCGGGGCATTCCGCACGCGATCTTCAACCGCTCCGGCGCCTTGGCGCGTGCGCTCGTCGTCGTGTCCCCGACCGCAACGATGTACGACTACATGGTCGCCATCGACGGGCTGGCCGATCCCGCCGAAGTCATGCGTCTGGGCGCCGAGCACGAAGTGCGCTTCATCTGA
- a CDS encoding flavin reductase family protein, with product MKDHLMTAPLSDAFRSAFRHHPAGVAILTANTPDGPVALTVSSLFSISAEPPLVGMSLSRGSRVAAALLAVGSMVIHFPRYEDLDLATLCATPGVDRFGPDIDWESLPTGEPRYRQIGTWFRAEIHQTMPLDGATVVAAELREGICPTCNDRHSHPATSDTLVYLDRSWRGLGPKGPTEPPEEGRS from the coding sequence ATGAAAGACCACCTTATGACAGCCCCGCTTTCCGACGCGTTTCGCAGCGCCTTTCGCCATCATCCCGCCGGTGTCGCCATCCTGACCGCCAACACGCCCGACGGCCCTGTCGCCCTGACCGTCAGTTCGCTGTTTTCGATCAGCGCAGAGCCGCCGCTCGTCGGCATGTCTCTATCGCGCGGTTCCCGCGTCGCGGCGGCCCTGCTCGCGGTTGGCTCCATGGTCATCCACTTCCCGCGCTACGAGGATCTCGACCTCGCGACTCTCTGCGCAACGCCAGGGGTGGATCGGTTCGGGCCGGATATCGACTGGGAAAGCTTGCCGACCGGGGAGCCACGCTATCGCCAAATCGGCACATGGTTTCGCGCGGAGATTCACCAAACCATGCCGCTCGACGGCGCCACCGTCGTGGCCGCTGAGCTGCGCGAGGGCATCTGCCCCACCTGCAACGACAGACATTCACATCCCGCCACCTCCGACACCTTGGTCTATCTCGACCGGAGCTGGCGTGGTCTCGGCCCGAAGGGCCCCACAGAGCCCCCTGAAGAGGGGCGTTCCTAA
- a CDS encoding nuclear transport factor 2 family protein — protein MTVKSTIEAFWKGHSTQDIALLKTVMAEDMTWTVVGKTCPIAKTYEGWDGFFGELLGGLGEAFKPGTLKMTVKGLYADEAAGMGFLHLSESAELHNGNLLDVELVDVFTVKNGKITAVREIMDMAAVNAAFGFGEISA, from the coding sequence ATGACTGTAAAATCCACAATCGAAGCCTTTTGGAAAGGCCATAGCACACAAGACATCGCCCTTTTGAAAACCGTCATGGCGGAAGACATGACTTGGACCGTGGTCGGCAAGACCTGCCCAATTGCCAAGACTTATGAAGGCTGGGACGGCTTTTTCGGCGAGCTTCTGGGCGGTTTGGGCGAGGCGTTCAAACCCGGCACGCTGAAGATGACGGTCAAGGGGCTTTATGCCGACGAAGCGGCTGGCATGGGCTTTTTGCACCTCTCTGAGAGTGCCGAATTGCACAATGGCAATCTCCTCGACGTCGAACTTGTCGACGTCTTCACCGTAAAAAACGGCAAAATCACCGCCGTGCGCGAGATCATGGATATGGCCGCCGTGAACGCCGCCTTCGGCTTTGGGGAGATCTCCGCATGA
- a CDS encoding transporter codes for MKRHLTQFALGASLALGGLPAHAIDVAPGDYAMLPPGTDIGLLYLQHSSATELNFDGTDVPSSEVTANVAVLRGLHYTDIGGEPVMFQAVLPFGNFSTAEIGGAEMPTSDGIGDLTLGLSYWPVKPANPETGTTVGVTAFLTAPTGAYEMGDVSFGSGAWTFTPQVALIQGLGNGLYLDAIADVAFSFDHTESGVEVSRDPASQVQVAFRKQFGPTASMSIGYSGQFGGEVDYDGTYGGLKTRRDQVRLYANTFLSQSVQVQGMLATDLYVEDGFKNDVVAELRLMKLF; via the coding sequence ATGAAACGTCACTTGACCCAATTCGCACTGGGCGCCAGCCTTGCCCTCGGCGGTCTGCCGGCCCACGCCATCGACGTCGCGCCGGGCGACTATGCCATGCTGCCGCCGGGTACCGATATCGGCCTGCTGTATCTGCAACATTCCTCGGCCACCGAGCTGAATTTCGACGGTACCGATGTGCCGTCTTCCGAGGTCACCGCCAATGTCGCCGTGCTGCGCGGGCTGCATTACACGGACATCGGCGGCGAACCAGTCATGTTTCAGGCCGTGCTACCCTTCGGAAACTTCAGTACCGCCGAGATCGGTGGCGCGGAGATGCCCACTTCTGACGGGATTGGCGACCTGACGCTGGGCCTCAGCTATTGGCCAGTGAAACCCGCCAATCCGGAGACGGGCACGACGGTCGGCGTCACGGCCTTTCTCACGGCACCGACCGGCGCCTATGAGATGGGCGATGTGAGCTTTGGCAGCGGGGCCTGGACGTTCACGCCGCAGGTGGCGTTGATTCAGGGGCTGGGCAACGGCCTCTATCTCGATGCGATTGCCGATGTGGCGTTCAGCTTTGATCATACCGAATCCGGTGTCGAGGTCTCCCGCGATCCGGCCTCTCAGGTTCAAGTCGCCTTTCGCAAGCAATTCGGGCCGACCGCCTCGATGTCCATCGGCTATTCCGGCCAGTTCGGCGGCGAAGTGGATTACGATGGGACCTACGGCGGGTTGAAAACGCGCCGCGATCAGGTGCGGCTCTATGCTAACACCTTCCTGTCTCAATCCGTTCAGGTGCAGGGCATGTTGGCGACCGATCTCTACGTCGAGGACGGGTTCAAAAACGACGTGGTCGCCGAACTCCGTCTGATGAAACTCTTCTGA
- a CDS encoding carboxylesterase family protein, giving the protein MTELTDVPVFPQLPSRLERIMGPGVADNPQSDEAFYLNIWHPEGAKDGPVLVFLHGGAWVSGGGSARWYRGEALAKEGMIVVTLNYRIGPAGHCEDAASQDKSTPHMHRPMEDILTALRWVRDNIRGFGGDPARVTLAGQSAGAWYAWALASWDRAEGLFSRVALMSIPEIAPWSAEHRHGFTQAVDAAGPDRQTQLRAGAKTLGETRFEPGRLAPMYLPVWPRTDASARLHVGALYIRSTWDEMSVFLPQLGPEAEAERLNLLRRDLTAQPAQGHRCPASWSTAWAETVSRATWAQFGGFSEAIAQAAETRGQTVIRRTFGAFCGCDDLGATHCFDLPFQFGNPADWQDAPMLNGWSDNAFEGLSQAMRRDLAAFVQGAPQASRQEFTAAPDGKDKT; this is encoded by the coding sequence ATGACAGAGCTCACCGACGTGCCGGTTTTCCCGCAACTCCCGAGCCGCCTCGAACGCATCATGGGACCGGGGGTTGCCGACAATCCGCAAAGCGATGAGGCGTTTTACCTCAACATATGGCACCCGGAGGGGGCAAAAGACGGTCCCGTTCTGGTGTTTCTGCATGGCGGCGCCTGGGTCAGCGGCGGCGGCTCGGCCCGGTGGTATCGTGGCGAGGCGCTGGCGAAAGAAGGGATGATCGTCGTCACCCTCAATTATCGCATCGGCCCCGCTGGACATTGCGAAGATGCAGCGTCGCAAGACAAAAGCACGCCGCACATGCACCGCCCGATGGAGGACATCCTGACTGCGCTGCGCTGGGTCCGGGACAACATCCGTGGCTTTGGCGGCGACCCCGCGCGGGTGACGCTCGCGGGACAATCCGCCGGGGCGTGGTATGCTTGGGCCTTGGCGAGCTGGGATCGGGCCGAGGGGCTGTTTTCGCGGGTGGCATTGATGAGCATCCCGGAGATTGCGCCTTGGTCCGCAGAGCACCGGCATGGGTTCACACAGGCGGTGGATGCGGCAGGTCCGGACCGGCAGACACAGCTGCGCGCCGGGGCGAAAACCTTGGGCGAGACGCGGTTTGAACCGGGCCGCCTGGCGCCGATGTATCTTCCGGTCTGGCCGCGAACGGACGCCAGTGCGCGGCTGCACGTCGGCGCGCTCTATATTCGCAGCACATGGGACGAGATGTCGGTATTTCTGCCGCAGCTTGGCCCCGAGGCAGAGGCCGAACGGCTGAACCTCTTGCGCCGCGATCTGACGGCACAGCCCGCACAAGGCCATCGCTGTCCGGCAAGCTGGTCGACGGCCTGGGCGGAAACCGTCTCGCGCGCCACATGGGCACAATTCGGCGGATTTTCGGAGGCCATCGCACAGGCCGCCGAGACCCGCGGCCAAACAGTCATCCGCCGCACCTTCGGCGCTTTTTGCGGCTGCGACGATCTCGGCGCCACCCATTGTTTCGATCTGCCGTTCCAATTCGGCAACCCGGCGGATTGGCAGGATGCGCCGATGTTGAACGGTTGGTCGGACAACGCCTTTGAGGGCCTGAGCCAGGCGATGCGTCGTGATCTAGCCGCCTTCGTACAGGGCGCGCCGCAAGCCTCTCGACAGGAGTTCACGGCCGCCCCCGATGGAAAGGACAAGACATGA
- a CDS encoding AraC family transcriptional regulator, which produces MRESANLENSAPAIPIARHMLLQTSDIDEARERVGKVFCPHRIEFVGNVRKLDFHQSFASIGRLALSYVSYGAEVEIDAGVPEDWFMVHTTDRGQCGMQIGGQDVLADSRTDAVSSATTGLKMRWMNNCGQLVLKIERRALEDHLCQLLNDELRTPIEFLEGAPSESAQAYRRMLNFVVSETEHEENFYNSPMGLKNLEDTLMTLVLTGFRNNYSEALLHSAQGVAPRHVRLAEDYMRAHVDEPISIFDVAAAAGVSQRTLFDGFQRFRGKTPMAFLKAIRMEAVRKELLRADAMAPGVSVTSIAVNWGFTNLGRFAESYRKRYGELPSVTLRR; this is translated from the coding sequence ATGCGGGAAAGTGCAAATTTGGAAAATTCAGCGCCAGCGATCCCGATCGCGCGCCACATGTTGTTGCAGACCTCGGACATCGACGAAGCGCGCGAGCGTGTTGGCAAGGTGTTCTGCCCGCATCGTATCGAATTCGTGGGCAATGTGCGCAAGCTCGACTTTCATCAAAGCTTTGCCTCCATCGGTCGGCTGGCGCTCAGCTACGTTAGTTACGGTGCGGAGGTCGAAATTGATGCGGGCGTGCCGGAAGACTGGTTTATGGTGCATACGACGGATCGTGGCCAATGCGGGATGCAGATTGGTGGGCAGGATGTGCTTGCCGATTCCAGGACCGATGCGGTCAGTTCTGCAACCACCGGGCTGAAGATGCGTTGGATGAACAATTGTGGTCAACTCGTGCTCAAAATCGAGCGCCGCGCTTTGGAAGATCATTTATGCCAGTTGTTGAACGATGAACTGCGTACGCCGATCGAGTTTCTGGAAGGAGCTCCGTCCGAAAGTGCTCAGGCTTACCGTCGGATGTTGAATTTCGTTGTGAGTGAAACCGAACACGAAGAGAATTTTTATAATTCCCCGATGGGGCTGAAAAATCTCGAAGACACCCTGATGACACTCGTTCTGACGGGGTTTCGCAATAACTATTCCGAGGCTTTATTACACTCCGCCCAAGGCGTTGCTCCACGTCACGTGCGCTTGGCAGAAGATTATATGCGTGCCCATGTTGATGAACCGATTTCAATTTTTGATGTGGCCGCTGCGGCTGGCGTGAGCCAGCGAACACTCTTTGATGGATTTCAACGCTTTCGCGGTAAAACGCCTATGGCTTTTCTGAAAGCCATACGTATGGAGGCGGTTCGCAAGGAACTTCTGCGCGCGGATGCGATGGCTCCGGGCGTCTCCGTGACCTCGATTGCCGTGAATTGGGGGTTCACCAATCTCGGGCGCTTCGCCGAAAGTTATCGCAAGCGCTATGGTGAATTACCCTCTGTCACATTGCGCCGCTGA